Proteins encoded in a region of the Zea mays cultivar B73 chromosome 4, Zm-B73-REFERENCE-NAM-5.0, whole genome shotgun sequence genome:
- the LOC103654622 gene encoding vegetative cell wall protein gp1 has translation MAPARRASTRAEALITMSCVVALTIVLLAQCCVASSRSLQLVSSSVANAPEGSQAGAPAPAAVLEPQPPAADAAAPPVGTPEYAPVAGAPPPLTGHGQHVKSKHQDHEKAPPKPKHHHPKAPPKHHGHHAPPEPDVSPPAPEPDDGQPTPGVPPADSPHGQNPPWPFPWPRPGTGQWPPFHPPPFPAWPHPGPDGKWPPLPPFPFHPPPLPAWPQPHRRNNPWPPLPPFQSPPFPAWPHPGPGGKWPPLPPFPFHPPPLPAGGNWPPLAPFHFHPPPTPAWPWPHHPGNPWAPPSMHGSDGVPATTVQQNPEN, from the coding sequence ATGGCACCAGCAAGAAGAGCTTCCACGCGTGCGGAAGCACTCATCACGATGTCATGCGTGGTGGCACTGACCATCGTGCTGCTCGCGCAATGCTGCGTGGCATCCTCCAGGTCACTGCAGCTGGTCTCCTCATCAGTCGCTAATGCACCGGAAGGCAGCCAAGCCGGTGCCCCAGCGCCGGCGGCGGTGCTAGAGCCGCAGCCGCCGGCTGCAGATGCTGCAGCCCCGCCGGTGGGAACTCCGGAGTACGCTCCTGTCGCTGGCGCGCCGCCGCCGTTGACTGGACACGGTCAGCACGTGAAGAGCAAGCACCAGGACCATGAGAAAGCGCCACCCAAGCCGAAGCACCACCACCCGAAGGCGCCGCCCAAACACCACGGGCACCACGCGCCGCCGGAGCCGGACGTTTCGCCACCTGCGCCGGAGCCGGACGACGGGCAGCCGACACCAGGTGTGCCGCCGGCCGACAGCCCCCACGGCCAGAACCCGCCGTGGCCATTCCCGTGGCCGCGCCCTGGCACTGGCCAGTGGCCGCCGTTCCACCCGCCACCGTTCCCGGCGTGGCCGCACCCAGGCCCGGACGGCAAATGGCCGCCTCTGCCGCCGTTCCCGTTCCACCCACCGCCGCTCCCTGCGTGGCCGCAGCCGCACCGAAGAAACAACCCGTGGCCGCCGCTGCCGCCGTTCCAATCGCCACCGTTCCCGGCGTGGCCGCACCCCGGCCCGGGCGGCAAATGGCCGCCTCTGCCGCCGTTCCCGTTCCACCCGCCGCCGCTCCCGGCAGGGGGCAACTGGCCGCCGCTGGCACCGTTCCATTTCCACCCGCCGCCGACGCCGGCGTGGCCGTGGCCTCATCATCCAGGAAACCCATGGGCGCCGCCGTCCATGCACggcagcgatggcgtcccagcCACGACGGTGCAGCAGAACCCCGAGAACTGA